A DNA window from Actinomycetota bacterium contains the following coding sequences:
- a CDS encoding acyl-CoA thioesterase II — protein sequence MATPLEELVELLDLEQIEVNLFRGVSPKDDRQRVFGGQVAGQALVAAGRTVARGTVHSLHAYFLRPGDPAVPIVYDVDRIRDGRSFTTRRVVAIQHGRAIFNLAASFHISEEGLDHQIAMPAVPGPDDLATSPHGPRSIDVRPVDVGGPGPRGRAWFRADGPLPEDPLLHACVVAFASDLTLLDTTLSAHGLHVWEAPGVMLASLDHAMWFHRAFRADEWLLYDQDSPVMTGARGFARGSIFTAEGRLAVSVVQEGLVRPLR from the coding sequence GTGGCGACGCCCCTGGAGGAACTGGTCGAGTTGCTCGACCTCGAGCAGATCGAGGTCAACCTGTTCCGGGGGGTGAGCCCCAAGGACGACCGCCAGCGGGTCTTCGGTGGGCAGGTAGCGGGCCAGGCCCTGGTGGCTGCAGGCCGCACCGTGGCCCGGGGGACCGTCCATTCCCTCCACGCCTACTTCCTGCGTCCCGGGGACCCGGCGGTCCCGATCGTCTATGACGTGGACCGCATCCGTGACGGGCGTTCGTTCACGACCCGCCGGGTGGTGGCGATCCAGCACGGGCGGGCCATCTTCAACCTGGCGGCCTCGTTCCACATCTCCGAGGAGGGTCTCGACCACCAGATCGCCATGCCCGCCGTGCCCGGCCCCGACGACCTGGCCACGTCGCCCCACGGGCCTCGGTCGATCGACGTGAGGCCCGTCGATGTGGGCGGGCCGGGGCCACGGGGACGGGCCTGGTTCCGGGCCGACGGCCCCCTGCCCGAGGACCCGTTGCTGCACGCCTGCGTGGTGGCCTTCGCTTCCGACCTGACCCTGCTCGACACCACCTTGTCGGCCCACGGGCTGCACGTGTGGGAGGCGCCGGGCGTGATGCTGGCCAGCCTCGACCACGCCATGTGGTTCCACCGGGCCTTCCGGGCCGACGAGTGGCTGCTCTACGACCAGGACAGCCCGGTCATGACCGGGGCGCGAGGCTTCGCCCGGGGGTCGATCTTCACCGCCGAGGGCCGCTTGGCCGTCTCGGTCGTGCAGGAGGGGCTGGTGCGGCCCCTCCGATGA